The nucleotide window AACCGTGCCGGTCCGGCGAGGAGTCCACGCCGGCGGGTCCTCGACATGCTGATCCGCGACGTGCGGCGCCACACCGGGGGCCGGCCCCAGGACGACCAGGCGCTCCTCGCGCTGCGTCACTCCCCCCACTGACACACATCCGGCGCGGGTGGGTACAGGATGGGGCATGGACACCAAAGGCTGGCTCATCCTCGCGGCAGTACTCGTGCTGCTCACCGCGGGCGTCGCCGCCGTTCTCCTGGTACGGGTGCTCCGGGCCAGGAAACTGCTGCTCGACGCCGGAATTCCGCTCCGTGACAAGACACTGGTCTGGGCGGCCGTGATCTACACCGTGTCACCGGTCGACCTGCTCCCTGACCCCGTCTACCTCGACGACATCGGATTCCTGATGCTGGCCCTGCACTCCCTGCACCGTGCGGCGCGAACGGCAGGAACAGCGGTGACGGAAGCACGCGCCGCGAAGAAGGAGGTCCGGGGCGGCAACCTTTCGGTGCCCGGCGGCCACTGACGGGAGGACCCCGTTCCCGCCCGGAAGGCCCCACCGTGGAACCCATGCCTCACCGACCACTCCACCGGCGTCGCGGCACCCGTACCCGCCCCCTGCTCGGCGCACTCACACCGGCACTCTCCGGCGACCTCTTCGGTGACTGGCGCGAGGAAGTCGTCTGGGCGACCACGGCGAACACCGCGCTGCGGATCTACTCCACGCCGTACGAGACCGGCACCAGGATCACCACGCTGCTCCACGACACCATGTACCGGACGGCGCCGGCCTGGCAGAACACCGCGTACAACCAGCCTCCGCACCCGAGTTTCGCCATCGGCAGCGGGATGGCGACCGCGCCGCGGCCGGTCATCACCACGCCGTAGCGGCGTGTCCGTCTCCGGCAGCCGGTGAGGCCGGGGAGCCGTCCGGCGCCGGTGCGGACGAGGCCGGGGGCTCCTCGGACGCGGGCGGGGGATCGGACGGGGGCGCGTCCGTCGGCGGCGGTTCCGTGGAGGGGGCAGGCGGCGGTTCGTCGGAGGGCGGCGCCTCCGGGGAGGGCGCGTCAGTGGGCGGTGTGTCCGACGGAGCGTCGGACGGGGAACCGGGGTCGGACGGGGACGGGGAGGTCGTCGTGCCGGGCGGCGGGTCGGTCTTCTTGTCGGCCTTCCCCGTGTCGCCCGGCTTGCGGGCGAACC belongs to Streptomyces finlayi and includes:
- a CDS encoding YkvA family protein gives rise to the protein MDTKGWLILAAVLVLLTAGVAAVLLVRVLRARKLLLDAGIPLRDKTLVWAAVIYTVSPVDLLPDPVYLDDIGFLMLALHSLHRAARTAGTAVTEARAAKKEVRGGNLSVPGGH